One Eublepharis macularius isolate TG4126 chromosome 6, MPM_Emac_v1.0, whole genome shotgun sequence DNA segment encodes these proteins:
- the LCOR gene encoding ligand-dependent corepressor isoform X1: MQRMIRQFAAEYTSKTSSTQDSSSPNSTKNQSLLKASLVASSPVGATAQNPVLSKLLMADQDLPLDLTVRKSQLDPSEQDGVLDLSTKKSPCAGSTSLSHSPGCSTTPGNGEGTTEGIDSPGQPKSPLEKFMVRLCTYHQKRFVRVLNDICTEVQPGSEGQQLPGPAHMDASSCSSGCSQYRTENQELGTSCSELKHLPSLEPEQSGPHGSLRILCHALKQAVDLKSSDRRENCSPVVRRDFPELPSIRTNSVSPRDSPTQGYLTTSNSHYSAKGLEGQSPGNEQEMGIRKGEDDKDQVQSRALMGGYMSVKASNVNTSEDSLETRLGSQKNPFKPFPEETREPVFSASSPRKADKENALQCSSKASLHPDVEINDQEARPKVDNHLQSAGKSKGSGHMHPVDKSHLENAMDNWLPASPVPGVHHKTTNGHSRAKSISVSSKSTRKSKRSSGLRINDYDNQCDVVFISQPITECHFESKRVVSSRKTARKSTRGYYYNGECCELPTVRTLAKASCVQESGSTTALRPEALTSPSQAAAQVMSEDGNRRSSPLTLPQIDSPEKKTADPSEPCSAENNRPEASSLKQREASLSETAAFALSPLACPDLSVEESSLSASSFQSAVVSSPRVSEQEMQEQTDTGDVLQTKSTADSCKSNSPREDYVSMIDSMPLSISETADDKENALTLEKIPEPSSLVNQEPSVSMNLPLTEELTAKVDLLTPPEGSAATIDLLPSVESPANVELPLLPPIDLVEPQVESPALDSLDASVVLPAELPLDTKIVCSGELVATPRAASPVELPASLIPESLAHVDLESSEPPAIESLEMMPEKMEQELSQLHSSSDAAELPASLQCDGANESINTELSVEGTHDWEEGQAGKSETVLPIVDTGESWGEGTVKESGDTRKMGESREADSKAPPVPGLSETSIKGTASSKVVTDKKRKREKKPQVVSDRCLRSQQSHSPTEDSPEQPSSSTSLQLPQLQIKLSKSPGGKRFKREVHLDGAACVSFPSDCFHETLLTDIGNTCEGESKQEAGEGNDITKEQTCENLLSVETAVEKGQNRDDNSKPGTMLEICLEASSDKRSVHVPVGIFDEGEDQTNRNLEALENSDGAMEVRDMLPTGHGISCQPCPGNKNGSKNAPLEKCVKYKKPALQFYNLRHSPALPPVATVQKNTPEKEITKTDSNVLEQQKAGNEDPIGFSGMEVLSDSKPRFVEWCAEEENQELITNFNSQYMKVQKGWIQLEKEAPPAPKVKNKSDKLKEIWKSKKRTRKFKGSTEVQKLSPVQMLFMKAFNVSNICRWFMDTTETKSLVIVKKLNTRLPGDIPLIKLPLQKGSSSGIYPSSLQAERLKKHLKKFAAMTPAKNTIKTQRLWARLREGTEETEPEQVASPRQTSPSEVTLEHGVEAKTQPCSTVPVQNSSRILRKCSNLRCKLPGQNKVLKQEKNDFVTKQPSAESKPSRKSLCIKPLMSPKLAQQVKATPIPAKSILVEKGGKERKGGKGKLQEDTPSKGDPQPSKKKSVNESIRAQGQLNTSSKDKLPLKKPSKLKHMEARATQKQTTMERSSKHTSRNEKVKKPQPRKKKLPTQKGKANTSKKNTLPSKQVGFVKPSKQKAVQDSSGRSLKVASKKASSGKALTRSTKLFQQSNKTQSKRKLRANKNSSPCKRRRLDAK, from the exons ATGCAGCGGATGATCCGACAGTTTGCTGCTGAATATACCTCAAAAACTAGCTCTACTCAGGACTCCAGCTCGCCCAATAGCACAAAGAACCAAAGCCTGCTGAAAGCATCTCTGGTCGCCTCATCCCCTGTGGGTGCAACGGCTCAGAACCCTGTGCTCAGCAAACTTCTCATGGCTGACCAGGACTTGCCCTTGGACCTCACTGTCAGAAAGTCTCAGCTGGACCCTAGTGAACAAG ACGGAGTGCTTGATCTGTCCACTAAGAAAAGCCCTTGTGCAGGCAGCACCTCCTTGAGCCATTCACCTGGCTGCTCTACTACTCCTGGGAATGG TGAGGGCACAACAGAAGGAATAGACTCTCCTGGTCAGCCAAAATCTCCATTGGAAAAATTTATGGTCAGATTGTGCACATACCATCAGAAGCGTTTTGTCCGTGTCCTGAATGATATATGCACTGAAGTACAGCCAGGCTCTGAAGGCCAGCAGTTACCTGGACCTGCACACATGGATGCATCTTCTTGTAGTTCAGGCTGCAGCCAGTATCGTACTGAGAACCAGGAACTTGGAACTTCTTGTTCTGAACTGAAACACCTTCCATCCCTGGAGCCTGAGCAATCAGGGCCTCATGGCTCTCTGCGCATACTGTGCCATGCTTTGAAGCAAGCTGTGGATCTCAAGTCTTCAGACAGGAGAGAAAACTGTAGCCCTGTTGTCAGAAGAGACTTTCCTGAGCTTCCTAGCATTAGAACAAACTCTGTGAGTCCCAGGGATAGTCCCACTCAAGGGTACCTCACCACCTCCAATTCCCATTATTCTGCTAAAGGCCTGGAAGGGCAGAGCCCTGGCAATGAGCAGGAGATGGGGATCAGAAAAGGTGAGGATGACAAAGACCAGGTGCAAAGTAGAGCTCTGATGGGAGGTTACATGTCTGTGAAAGCGTCAAATGTAAACACTAGTGAGGACAGTCTGGAGACTCGTCTAGGCTCCCAGAAGAACCCTTTCAAACCTTTTCCTGAGGAGACCAGAGAGCCAGTCTTCTCAGCAAGCTCTCCTCGGAAAGCAGATAAAGAGAATGCTCTACAGTGCAGTTCCAAAGCCTCTTTGCACCCAGATGTTGAAATAAATGACCAAGAAGCTAGACCGAAGGTAGACAACCATCTCCAGTCTGCAGGAAAGAGCAAGGGAAGTGGCCATATGCATCCTGTTGACAAGAGTCATTTGGAGAATGCCATGGATAATTGGCTGCCTGCTAGCCCTGTGCCAGGGGTGCACCACAAAACCACTAATGGACACTCAAGGGCCAAGAGCATCTCAGTCTCCTCCAAAAGCACACGTAAGAGCAAACGATCTTCGGGACTAAGAATAAATGACTATGATAACCAGTGTGACGTTGTGTTTATCAGCCAGCCAATTACAGAGTGCCACTTTGAGAGCAAGAGGGTGGTGTCTTCTAGAAAGACGGCAAGGAAGAGTACACGTGGGTACTACTACAATGGAGAGTGCTGTGAGCTTCCAACTGTTCGCACTTTGGCAAAGGCTTCCTGTGTGCAGGAGAGTGGGAGTACTACAGCACTAAGGCCTGAGGCCCTAACCAGCCCTAGTCAGGCAGCAGCTCAAGTTATGAGTGAAGATGGTAACAGAAGGTCTTCCCCTCTGACACTCCCTCAGATAGATTCCCCGGAAAAGAAAACTGCGGACCCTTCTGAGCCATGCTCAGCTGAGAACAATCGTCCTGAAGCAAGTTCCTTGAAGCAGAGAGAAGCTAGTTTGTCTGAAACAGCTGCATTTGCTCTCTCCCCACTGGCCTGCCCTGATTTGAGTGTAGAGGAAAGCAgcttgtctgcctcttcattccagtcTGCAGTTGTCTCTTCCCCTCGAGTGAGTGAACAGGAGATGCAAGAGCAAACTGATACAGGTGATGTGCTGCAGACTAAGAGCACTGCAGACTCCTGTAAGAGTAACAGTCCGCGTGAAGACTATGTCAGTATGATAGATTCTATGCCTCTGTCCATCTCAGAAACAGCTGATGACAAAGAAAATGCTTTGACCTTGGAGAAAATCCCAGAGCCTTCCAGTCTTGTAAACCAAGAACCTTCTGTTAGCATGAATCTGCCACTGACTGAGGAGCTCACAGCCAAAGTGGACTTGCTGACTCCCCCTGAAGGGTCTGCTGCTACCATAGACTTGCTACCATCTGTGGAATCCCCTGCCAATGTGGAACTTCCACTGCTTCCCCCTATAGACCTTGTAGAACCTCAAGTAGAGTCTCCTGCCCTTGACAGCCTGGATGCTTCTGTAGTCCTCCCAGCAGAACTGCCTTTGGACACAAAGATAGTGTGTTCTGGGGAGCTTGTTGCCACCCCGAGGGCAGCTTCTCCAGTGGAACTTCCTGCCAGTTTGATCCCTGAGTCTCTTGCTCATGTAGATTTGGAATCTTCAGAGCCCCCTGCTATAGAATCTCTGGAGATGATGCCTGAAAAGATGGAGCAGGAGCTTTCCCAGCTGCATTCCAGCTCTGATGCAGCAGAGCTCCCTGCCAGCTTGCAGTGTGATGGTGCAAATGAAAGCATTAATACTGAGCTCAGTGTGGAAGGGACTCACGACTGGGAGGAAGGTCAGGCAGGAAAAAGTGAGACTGTGCTGCCTATTGTAGATACTGGTGAAAGCTGGGGAGAGGGAACTGTAAAAGAATCAGGTGATACTAGAAAGATGGGTGAGAGCAGGGAGGCTGATAGCAAAGCTCCACCAGTTCCTGGATTGTCAGAAACAAGCATCAAAGGGACAGCTTCTTCCAAAGTAGTCACAGACAAAAAgcgaaagagggagaaaaaacctCAGGTAGTATCTGATCGTTGCCTTCGGAGCCAGCAGTCCCACTCACCCACAGAGGACAGTCCTGAACAGCCCAGCTCATCCACCTCTCTGCAGCTTCCTCAGCTTCAGATCAAGCTTTCTAAAAGCCCTGGTGGCAAACGTTTTAAGAGGGAAGTGCATCTCGATGGGGCAGCATGTGTCAGCTTTCCAAGTGACTGCTTCCATGAAACACTACTCACTGACATTGGGAACACCTGTGAAGGAGAATCTAAGcaggaggcaggggagggaaatGACATCACAAAGGAACAGACCTGTGAAAACCTGTTGTCAGTGGAGACTGCAGTGGAGAAAGGTCAGAATAGAGATGACAATAGTAAGCCAGGGACAATGCTTGAAATCTGTTTAGAGGCGAGTTCTGACAAAAGAAGTGTTCATGTCCCAGTAGGAATTTTTGATGAGGGTGAAGATCAGACAAATAGGAATCTGGAAGCTTTAGAGAACTCTGATGGTGCTATGGAAGTTAGAGACATGTTGCCCACTGGCCATGGGATCAGTTGTCAGCCTTGTCCTGGTAacaaaaatggaagcaaaaatgCACCATTGGAGAAATGTGTGAAATACAAGAAACCAGCCCTCCAATTCTATAACTTGAGACACAGCCCTGCCCTTCCTCCTGTGGCTACTGTTCAAAAAAACACACCAGAAAAAGAAATTACAAAAACAGACTCTAATGTCCTGGAACAACAAAAAGCTGGAAATGAAGACCCCATTGGTTTTAGCGGCATGGAGGTGTTGTCTGACAGCAAACCCAGATTTGTGGAATGGTGTGCTGAGGAAGAGAATCAAGAACTCATCACAAACTTTAATTCCCAGTACATGAAGGTACAAAAAGGGTGGATTCAGCTGGAGAAGGAGGCTCCACCAGCTCCAAAAGTCAAGAATAAATCTGACAAGTTAAAAGAGATCTGGAAAAGCAAGAAGAGGACCCGGAAATTCAAAGGGTCTACTGAGGTCCAGAAGCTGTCCCCTGTTCAAATGCTCTTCATGAAGGCCTTTAATGTATCCAACATCTGCAGGTGGTTCATGGACACAACTGAAACCAAATCTCTGGTAATTGTGAAGAAGTTAAACACACGACTCCCAGGAGACATCCCACTCATCAAGCTTCCACTGCAGAAGGGCTCTTCTTCTGGCATTTACCCAAGTTCGCTTCAAGCTGAACGTCTGAAGAAGCACCTGAAGAAGTTTGCTGCTATGACTCCAGCAAAAAACACAATAAAGACCCAAAGACTGTGGGCTAGGCTTCGAGAGGGCACTGAGGAAACTGAGCCAGAGCAAGTGGCCAGTCCAAGGCAGACATCCCCATCTGAAGTCACTTTGGAACATGGTGTTGAAGCCAAAACCCAACCCTGTTCAACCGTACCAGTGCAGAACAGTTCACGGATTCTGAGGAAATGCTCCAACTTGAGATGCAAACTTCCTGGCCAGAACAAGGTActcaagcaggaaaaaaatgactTTGTAACAAAGCAACCCTCAGCCGAAAGCAAGCCAAGTAGGAAGAGCCTGTGCATTAAGCCGTTAATGTCCCCAAAACTGGCCCAGCAGGTCAAAGCAACTCCAATACCTGCTAAATCCATTTTGGttgaaaaaggaggaaaggaaaggaaaggggggaagggcAAGCTGCAGGAGGACACCCCATCAAAGGGCGACCCTCAGCCAAGCAAAAAGAAGTCAGTTAATGAGAGCATCAGGGCACAGGGGCAGTTGAACACTTCAAGCAAAGACAAGCTCCCTCTTAAGAAGCCCAGTAAATTGAAGCATATGGAAGCTCGTGCTACTCAGAAGCAGACCACCATGGAAAGAAGCAGTAAGCACACGTCTCGGAATGAGAAAGTGAAGAAACCACAACCCAGGAAAAAGAAGCTTCCCACCCAGAAGGGAAAAGCAAACACCAGTAAAAAAAATACTCTTCCTTCCAAGCAAGTAGGGTTTGTGAAGCCTTCAAAGCAGAAAGCGGTGCAAGACTCCTCTGGCCGatctctcaaagtagcttctaaAAAGGCAAGCAGTGGGAAAGCTCTGACTAGGTCAACAAAACTATTCCAGCAGAGTAACAAAACTCAGAGCAAAAGGAAGCTGAGGGCAAACAAAAACTCTTCACCCTGCAAGCGCAGGCGGCTGGATGCAAAGTAG
- the LCOR gene encoding ligand-dependent corepressor isoform X2 yields the protein MQRMIRQFAAEYTSKTSSTQDSSSPNSTKNQSLLKASLVASSPVGATAQNPVLSKLLMADQDLPLDLTVRKSQLDPSEQDGVLDLSTKKSPCAGSTSLSHSPGCSTTPGNGRPGRPSQHHAEGLRSGDGVPPRSWQDGTREGSGHSTSLKVPLARSLQISEELLSRNQHATAASHGPSGLQNHGQHMILSREASWAKPHYEFNFSRMKFRGNGALSNISDLPFLTENSAFQKMALQTKQDGKKDMSHSTPVDLKIPQVRGMDLSWESRSGDQYSYSSLVMGSQTESALSKKLRAILPKQNRRSLLDPGPDSWGSDAEQSTSGQPYPTSDQEGDPGSKQPRKKRGRYRQYNSEILEEAISVVMSGKMSVSKAQSIYGIPHSTLEYKVKERLGTLKNPPKKKMKLMRSEGQDVSVKLEIDPQGEAAQSANESKDD from the exons ATGCAGCGGATGATCCGACAGTTTGCTGCTGAATATACCTCAAAAACTAGCTCTACTCAGGACTCCAGCTCGCCCAATAGCACAAAGAACCAAAGCCTGCTGAAAGCATCTCTGGTCGCCTCATCCCCTGTGGGTGCAACGGCTCAGAACCCTGTGCTCAGCAAACTTCTCATGGCTGACCAGGACTTGCCCTTGGACCTCACTGTCAGAAAGTCTCAGCTGGACCCTAGTGAACAAG ACGGAGTGCTTGATCTGTCCACTAAGAAAAGCCCTTGTGCAGGCAGCACCTCCTTGAGCCATTCACCTGGCTGCTCTACTACTCCTGGGAATGG GCGTCCTGGGAGACCcagccagcaccatgcagagGGACTTCGGAGTGGTGATGGGGTGCCCCCGAGAAGCTGGCAGGATGGAACCAGGGAAGGGTCTGGCCACTCCACATCTCTCAAAGTTCCATTGGCTCGATCACTGCAGATAAGCGAAGAACTGCTGAGCAGAAACCAGCATGCTACAGCTGCCAGTCACGGGCCGTCTGGGCTGCAGAATCACGGACAGCACATGATACTATCCAGGGAGGCTTCTTGGGCAAAACCACACTACGAATTCAACTTCTCTCGCATGAAATTCAGGGGAAATGGTGCACTCAGCAACATCAGTGACCTTCCTTTTCTTACAGAAAACTCGGCCTTTCAAAAAATGGCACTTCAAACTAAACAGGATGGGAAAAAGGACATGAGCCATTCAACTCCTGTGGATTTAAAGATACCACAAGTTCGAGGCATGGACCTTTCGTGGGAGTCCCGTTCTGGCGACCAGTATAGCTATAGCTCTTTGGTGATGGGTTCACAAACGGAGAGCGCGCTAAGTAAAAAGTTAAGGGCTATCCTTCCGAAACAAAACAGGAGGAGCTTGCTGGATCCCGGACCAGATTCCTGGGGCTCAGATGCTGAGCAATCTACCTCTGGACAGCCATATCCCACTTCTGATCAGGAGGGAGATCCTGGCTCTAAGCAACCTCGGAAGAAAAGAGGCAGATACAGACAGTACAACAGTGAGATATTGGAGGAAGCAATCTCTGTGGTGATGAGTGGGAAAATGAGCGTCTCCAAAGCTCAGAGTATTTATGGGATCCCCCATAGCACCCTGGAATATAAAGTGAAAGAGAGGCTGGGCACTTTGAAAAACCCtccaaagaaaaaaatgaaattaatgaggTCGGAGGGACAAGATGTCTCTGTAAAGCTTGAGATAGATCCCCAGGGAGAGGCAGCACAGAGTGCGAATGAGTCAAAGGATGATTAG